Proteins encoded together in one Phalacrocorax aristotelis chromosome 7, bGulAri2.1, whole genome shotgun sequence window:
- the LINGO1 gene encoding leucine-rich repeat and immunoglobulin-like domain-containing nogo receptor-interacting protein 1 isoform X2 has translation MQVRDRMVAGEASMRSPILACWQPILLLMLGSILSGSATGCPPRCECSAQERAVLCHRKRFMVVPEGIPTETRLLDLGKNRIKTLNQDEFANYPHLEELELNENIISAIEPGAFNNLFSLRTLGLRSNRLKLIPLGVFTGLSNLTKLDISENKIVILLDYMFQDLYNLKSLEVGDNDLVYISHRAFSGLNSLEQLTLEKCNLTSIPTEALSHLHGLIVLRLRHLNINTIRDYSFKRLYRLKVLEISHWPYLDTMTSNCLYGLNLTSLSITHCNLTSIPYVSVRHLVYLRFLNLSYNPIVTIEGSMLHDLLRLQEIQLVGGQLTTVEPFAFRGLNYLRILNVSGNLLTTLEESAFHSVGNLETLILDNNPLACDCRLLWVFRRRWRLNFNKQQPTCSTPEFVQGKEFKDFPDVLLPNYFTCRRARIRDRKPQQIFVDEGHTVHFVCRADGDPPPTIMWLSPRKHLISTKTNGRLTVFPDGTLEVRYAQIQDNGTYLCIASNAGGNDTMLAHLHVRSYSPDWPHQPNKTFAFISNQPNESDANSTRATVPFPFDIKTLIIATTMGFISFLGVVLFCLVLLFLWSRGKGNTKHNIEIEYVPRKSDAGISSADAPRKFNMKMI, from the coding sequence GTGAGAGATAGGATGGTAGCTGGGGAGGCGAGTATGCGCAGCCCAATCCTGGCCTGCTGGCAGCCAATTCTCCTCCTGATGCTGGGATCCATCCTGTCTGGCTCGGCCACGGGCTGCCCGCCGCGCTGCGAGTGCTCTGCCCAGGAGCGCGCCGTCCTGTGCCACCGGAAGCGATTCATGGTTGTGCCGGAGGGGATCCCGACTGAGACCAGGCTGCTGGACTTGGGCAAGAACCGCATCAAGACACTCAACCAGGATGAATTTGCCAACTACCCTCacctggaggagctggagctaAATGAGAACATTATCAGTGCCATTGAACCTGGGGCTTTCAACAACCTCTTCAGCCTGAGGACACTGGGGCTCAGGAGTAACAGACTCAAGCTGATCCCCTTGGGGGTGTTTACTGGACTCAGCAACCTTACCAAGCTAGACATTAGTGAGAACAAAATTGTGATCCTCCTAGACTACATGTTCCAGGACTTGTACAACCTGAAGTCTTTGGAAGTGGGGGACAATGACCTTGTCTACATTTCCCACCGGGCCTTCAGCGGCCTCAACAGCCTGGAGCAGCTGACCCTGGAGAAATGCAACCTGACCTCCATCCCCACAGAGGCCCTGTCTCACCTTCACGGCTTGATTGTGCTGCGGCTGCGCCATCTGAACATCAACACCATCCGGGATTACTCATTCAAGAGGCTGTACCGGCTCAAGGTCCTCGAGATCTCACACTGGCCCTACCTGGATACTATGACATCCAACTGCCTCTATGGGTTGAACCTGACCTCCTTGTCCATCACCCACTGCAACCTGACATCCATCCCGTACGTGTCGGTGAGGCACTTGGTTTACCTCCGTTTCTTGAACCTGTCCTACAACCCCATTGTCACCATCGAGGGCTCCATGCTTCATGACCTGCTCAGGCTGCAGGAGATCCAGCTGGTGGGAGGGCAGCTCACTACAGTTGAGCCCTTCGCTTTCCGTGGCCTCAATTACCTGCGCATCCTGAATGTGTCGGGGAATTTGCTGACCACCCTGGAGGAGTCGGCCTTCCACTCAGTGGGCAATCTGGAGACGCTCATCCTCGACAACAACCCCTTAGCCTGCGACTGTCGGCTGCTCTGGGTTTTCCGGCGGCGCTGGAGGTTGAACTTCAACAAGCAGCAGCCCACCTGCTCCACTCCCGAGTTTGTCCAGGGCAAGGAGTTCAAAGACTTCCCCGACGTCCTCCTGCCCAACTACTTCACCTGCCGCCGAGCACGGATACGGGACCGCAAACCTCAGCAGATCTTCGTGGATGAAGGCCACACAGTCCATTTTGTCTGCCGGGCAGATGGGGACCCGCCCCCCACCATCATGTGGCTGTCTCCCCGGAAGCACCTCATCTCTACCAAAACCAACGGGCGGCTCACTGTCTTCCCTGATGGCACGCTGGAGGTGCGCTACGCCCAGATCCAGGACAACGGCACCTACCTATGCATCGCCAGCAACGCGGGTGGCAATGACACCATGCTGGCCCACCTGCACGTGCGCAGCTACTCCCCAGACTGGCCCCACCAGCCCAACAAGACCTTCGCATTCATCTCCAACCAGCCCAACGAGAGCGATGCCAACAGCACGCGCGCCACCGTGCCTTTCCCCTTTGACATCAAGACTCTCATCATCGCCACCACCATGGgcttcatttcctttctggGCGTCGTCCTCTTCTGTCTGGTGCTCCTCTTCCTGTGGAGCCGGGGGAAAGGCAACACCAAGCACAACATTGAAATAGAGTACGTGCCACGCAAGTCTGACGCGGGCATCAGCTCTGCCGACGCACCACGCAAGTTCAACATGAAAATGATTTAA
- the LINGO1 gene encoding leucine-rich repeat and immunoglobulin-like domain-containing nogo receptor-interacting protein 1 isoform X3, with protein MVAGEASMRSPILACWQPILLLMLGSILSGSATGCPPRCECSAQERAVLCHRKRFMVVPEGIPTETRLLDLGKNRIKTLNQDEFANYPHLEELELNENIISAIEPGAFNNLFSLRTLGLRSNRLKLIPLGVFTGLSNLTKLDISENKIVILLDYMFQDLYNLKSLEVGDNDLVYISHRAFSGLNSLEQLTLEKCNLTSIPTEALSHLHGLIVLRLRHLNINTIRDYSFKRLYRLKVLEISHWPYLDTMTSNCLYGLNLTSLSITHCNLTSIPYVSVRHLVYLRFLNLSYNPIVTIEGSMLHDLLRLQEIQLVGGQLTTVEPFAFRGLNYLRILNVSGNLLTTLEESAFHSVGNLETLILDNNPLACDCRLLWVFRRRWRLNFNKQQPTCSTPEFVQGKEFKDFPDVLLPNYFTCRRARIRDRKPQQIFVDEGHTVHFVCRADGDPPPTIMWLSPRKHLISTKTNGRLTVFPDGTLEVRYAQIQDNGTYLCIASNAGGNDTMLAHLHVRSYSPDWPHQPNKTFAFISNQPNESDANSTRATVPFPFDIKTLIIATTMGFISFLGVVLFCLVLLFLWSRGKGNTKHNIEIEYVPRKSDAGISSADAPRKFNMKMI; from the coding sequence ATGGTAGCTGGGGAGGCGAGTATGCGCAGCCCAATCCTGGCCTGCTGGCAGCCAATTCTCCTCCTGATGCTGGGATCCATCCTGTCTGGCTCGGCCACGGGCTGCCCGCCGCGCTGCGAGTGCTCTGCCCAGGAGCGCGCCGTCCTGTGCCACCGGAAGCGATTCATGGTTGTGCCGGAGGGGATCCCGACTGAGACCAGGCTGCTGGACTTGGGCAAGAACCGCATCAAGACACTCAACCAGGATGAATTTGCCAACTACCCTCacctggaggagctggagctaAATGAGAACATTATCAGTGCCATTGAACCTGGGGCTTTCAACAACCTCTTCAGCCTGAGGACACTGGGGCTCAGGAGTAACAGACTCAAGCTGATCCCCTTGGGGGTGTTTACTGGACTCAGCAACCTTACCAAGCTAGACATTAGTGAGAACAAAATTGTGATCCTCCTAGACTACATGTTCCAGGACTTGTACAACCTGAAGTCTTTGGAAGTGGGGGACAATGACCTTGTCTACATTTCCCACCGGGCCTTCAGCGGCCTCAACAGCCTGGAGCAGCTGACCCTGGAGAAATGCAACCTGACCTCCATCCCCACAGAGGCCCTGTCTCACCTTCACGGCTTGATTGTGCTGCGGCTGCGCCATCTGAACATCAACACCATCCGGGATTACTCATTCAAGAGGCTGTACCGGCTCAAGGTCCTCGAGATCTCACACTGGCCCTACCTGGATACTATGACATCCAACTGCCTCTATGGGTTGAACCTGACCTCCTTGTCCATCACCCACTGCAACCTGACATCCATCCCGTACGTGTCGGTGAGGCACTTGGTTTACCTCCGTTTCTTGAACCTGTCCTACAACCCCATTGTCACCATCGAGGGCTCCATGCTTCATGACCTGCTCAGGCTGCAGGAGATCCAGCTGGTGGGAGGGCAGCTCACTACAGTTGAGCCCTTCGCTTTCCGTGGCCTCAATTACCTGCGCATCCTGAATGTGTCGGGGAATTTGCTGACCACCCTGGAGGAGTCGGCCTTCCACTCAGTGGGCAATCTGGAGACGCTCATCCTCGACAACAACCCCTTAGCCTGCGACTGTCGGCTGCTCTGGGTTTTCCGGCGGCGCTGGAGGTTGAACTTCAACAAGCAGCAGCCCACCTGCTCCACTCCCGAGTTTGTCCAGGGCAAGGAGTTCAAAGACTTCCCCGACGTCCTCCTGCCCAACTACTTCACCTGCCGCCGAGCACGGATACGGGACCGCAAACCTCAGCAGATCTTCGTGGATGAAGGCCACACAGTCCATTTTGTCTGCCGGGCAGATGGGGACCCGCCCCCCACCATCATGTGGCTGTCTCCCCGGAAGCACCTCATCTCTACCAAAACCAACGGGCGGCTCACTGTCTTCCCTGATGGCACGCTGGAGGTGCGCTACGCCCAGATCCAGGACAACGGCACCTACCTATGCATCGCCAGCAACGCGGGTGGCAATGACACCATGCTGGCCCACCTGCACGTGCGCAGCTACTCCCCAGACTGGCCCCACCAGCCCAACAAGACCTTCGCATTCATCTCCAACCAGCCCAACGAGAGCGATGCCAACAGCACGCGCGCCACCGTGCCTTTCCCCTTTGACATCAAGACTCTCATCATCGCCACCACCATGGgcttcatttcctttctggGCGTCGTCCTCTTCTGTCTGGTGCTCCTCTTCCTGTGGAGCCGGGGGAAAGGCAACACCAAGCACAACATTGAAATAGAGTACGTGCCACGCAAGTCTGACGCGGGCATCAGCTCTGCCGACGCACCACGCAAGTTCAACATGAAAATGATTTAA